A single genomic interval of Musa acuminata AAA Group cultivar baxijiao chromosome BXJ3-4, Cavendish_Baxijiao_AAA, whole genome shotgun sequence harbors:
- the LOC135637176 gene encoding protein CNGC15b-like: protein MAYSNSRSVRFQDDVEFAMSETSYCDSNDDDYSKNTEPTWRSCSLRSRVCPDKPFKSFRQKVLSRVFSEDYDSLVGSQIGLFDPRSHIIHRWNKVFLVTCLVSLFIDPLFFYIPGTPGMQCIDVGVPLEVALTVVRSLADVLYLVHIFVRFRTAFVAPSSRVFGRGELVVDPSKITSRYLSKSFFLDLVAALPLPQFLIWVVIPYLNGSAINNTKNFLRLSIIIQYIPRLFLIFPLSKRIVRMTGVMTENAWAGAAYNLLLYMLASHVIGASWYLLSIERQEACWREACRLEGLSCRYTYFDCRSLGNSRITWNRQSDPTSFCNPSNSFYQFGIYADALNFNVTSSPFFHKYFFCFWWGLKNLSSLGQNLSTSTNVGEIGFAIIIAILGLVLFGLLIGNMQSYLQSTTARLEEWRVKTTDTEQWMRHRQLPWELKQCVRRYHQFKWVATRGVDEEGLLQGLPVDLRRDIKRHLCLDLVRRVPLFDEMDERMLEAICERLKPALYTQGTCLVRELDPASEMLFIIRGYLDSDTTNGGRTGFFNSCRIGPGEFCGEELLTWALDPRPAAALPLSTRTVQAVSEVEAFALVAEDLKFVASQFRRLHSKQLRHKFRFFSHQWRSWAACFIQAAWRRQKRWRSSIELGVTEGRRDRRSLSLESSDVPNPRAGAAVFAARFVASTKKRETAAQAGKPLKKPKEPDFSMEDEN, encoded by the exons ATGGCCTACTCCAACTCAAGATCTGTAAG ATTCCAAGATGATGTCGAGTTTGCCATGTCCGAAACCAGCTACTGCGACTCGAACGACGACGACTACTCCAAGAACACCGAGCCGACATGGAGATCGTGTAGCTTAAGATCAAGAGTCTGCCCTGACAAACCCTTCAAGTCCTTCAGGCAGAAGGTGCTATCGCGCGTCTTCTCCGAGGACTACGACTCCTTGGTCGGCAGCCAAATCGGGCTGTTCGATCCTCGCAGCCACATAATTCACCGGTGGAATAAGGTGTTCCTTGTGACATGTCTCGTCTCCCTCTTCATCGACCCTCTGTTCTTCTACATCCCGGGAACTCCAGGCATGCAGTGCATCGACGTCGGCGTCCCGCTCGAGGTAGCTCTTACGGTCGTACGCTCGCTGGCAGATGTGCTGTACCTCGTCCACATCTTTGTCCGCTTCCGGACAGCATTCGTCGCTCCATCCTCTCGAGTATTTGGGAGAGGTGAGCTCGTCGTCGATCCTTCCAAGATCACCTCCAGATATCTctccaagagcttcttccttgatCTCGTGGCTGCACTCCCTCTGCCGCAG TTCCTCATATGGGTCGTCATTCCTTACCTGAATGGCTCTGCCATCAACAACACGAAGAACTTCCTTCGGCTCAGCATCATCATCCAATACATCCCGAGGCTGTTCCTAATTTTCCCGCTATCCAAGAGGATCGTGAGGATGACAGGAGTCATGACCGAGAATGCTTGGGCTGGTGCTGCTTACAATCTTCTACTCTACATGCTTGCAAGCCAT GTGATCGGAGCATCATGGTATCTTCTATCGATCGAGCGCCAAGAAGCATGTTGGCGAGAGGCATGTCGACTCGAAGGCTTATCTTGTCGGTACACATACTTCGATTGCAGAAGCCTCGGCAATTCCAGGATCACCTGGAACCGACAGAGTGAtcccacaagcttttgcaatccgAGCAACAGCTTCTATCAGTTCGGAATATATGCGGATGCGTTGAACTTTAACGTGACCTCATCCCCGTTCTTCCACAAGTACTTCTTCTGCTTCTGGTGGGGGTTGAAGAACCTAAG CTCATTGGGGCAAAACCTCTCGACGAGCACCAATGTGGGCGAGATAGGCTTCGCAATCATCATCGCTATCCTTGGCTTGGTTCTCTTCGGACTGCTCATTGGGAATATGCAA TCCTATCTTCAATCTACGACCGCCCGGTTGGAAGAATGGAGGGTTAAGACGACTGACACAGAGCAGTGGATGCGTCATCGCCAGCTGCCATGGGAGCTCAAACAGTGCGTGCGAAGATACCACCAGTTCAAATGGGTGGCCACTCGCGGGGTAGACGAAGAAGGCTTGCTTCAGGGCCTCCCTGTGGACCTCCGCAGAGACATCAAGCGCCACCTCTGCCTCGATCTAGTTAGACGA GTGCCGCTGTTCGACGAAATGGATGAGCGGATGCTGGAAGCCATCTGCGAGCGGCTGAAGCCGGCGCTCTACACCCAGGGCACGTGCCTCGTCCGCGAGCTCGACCCCGCCAGCGAGATGCTCTTCATCATTCGCGGGTACCTGGATTCCGACACCACCAACGGCGGCCGCACCGGGTTCTTCAACTCGTGCCGGATCGGCCCGGGCGAGTTCTGCGGGGAGGAGCTACTCACCTGGGCGCTCGACCCCCGGCCTGCGGCCGCGCTGCCGCTGTCGACGCGCACCGTGCAGGCCGTGTCCGAGGTCGAAGCCTTCGCTCTCGTCGCGGAAGACCTCAAGTTCGTGGCCTCCCAGTTCCGGAGGCTCCACAGCAAGCAGCTCCGCCACAAGTTCCGGTTCTTCTCGCACCAGTGGCGGTCGTGGGCCGCATGTTTCATCCAAGCTGCATGGCGCCGGCAAAAGCGATGGAGATCATCGATCGAACTCGGCGTCACGGAGGGCCGCAGGGACCGTCGTTCTTTGTCACTGGAGTCATCCGATGTTCCAAATCCGCGGGCAGGAGCGGCCGTGTTCGCCGCGCGGTTCGTGGCCAGCACCAAAAAGAGAGAAACTGCCGCACAAGCGGGGAAGCCATTGAAGAAGCCCAAGGAACCAGACTTCTCCATGGAGGACGAAAACTAA